In Lolium rigidum isolate FL_2022 chromosome 3, APGP_CSIRO_Lrig_0.1, whole genome shotgun sequence, the genomic window TCATTTCAAACTCAAGATCATGCAAAGTGGATATTGTCATACATACCTGCAAGATAAGCTCCATGGACATAGCCATTGTAGTGTTCGCTGGTGTGCTCCCCGGTGAAGTAAACCCTCCCAACCGGCGCCTAGGGGAAAGAAAGAACATGTAAGATCATATATGGTTTCAGATGCTGATTACACACTTTGTAACCACATGATAATTCAAAGGAGCAATTCAGAACCACGGTAGGATGGGACTTGTGGAGTACCCTGAGCTGGTCGTATTCGTAGCGGTTGACACCGATGGGCCAGTTAGAGAAGGTGCCCCTGTAGAACCTGTCGGACCACCACCGTGGGACGAGGATGTCCGTCGCGTCGGGCACGTCCGCACCGGGAAACATGTCCCTCAGCACCTCCACGATCTCCGCCTTGGTCTGGTTGTCCGACTGCTGCTCGATCCGCCTCGACTCCTCGTCGGTGACGGTGACAAGGAGAACGTTGGCGTCTGGGTACTGCGCCTCAAACTCCTgaacaaacaaacacaagtacGTTTAACATCGTTAAAGATTTGAGGCTGCGCCACTGATGCAAAATTGTCAAGCATCGATCATGCTATATATGTACCTGCCATACTCCGTAGTAGCCTCTCCTGCTGCTGGCGTAGAGGAAGAACTCCCTGCCTTTGCCCTCGGGCCAGAACTTCTTGGGGAACTTGACGAAAATCTTGGTGTACACGGCCATGTCGAATTGGTAGATCGACAGAACCTTCCAGTTCTGAATTAATCAGCATGAAATGTTTAGAATGCAACTAACCAaaccagctgatgagctagaaagcGTGACATGAGAAATCGGAGTAGCAGAAGAAAAACTGACAGGCAGCTGTGGCTTGAACTGAATGAGATCGGACTGCAGGACCCCCACGCTGGTAGAGACCATGACGTAGTCTGCCTTGTACACCTTGTTGTCCTCCGTCTTCACGGTGACGCCGCTGCGGGAGTAGGAGATCTCTCGCACCACCTTGCTGAGCTGCAGGCGCGGGTCGACGATGTTGCCGGACTTGTCGGCCTTGAGGTACTGGCCGGCGAGGTAGTAGACGACGGCCTCGTAGCCGCGCTGGTCGGCGACGAAGTAGACGTCGTCTCCGAAGTCCTCGAAGGTGGCGAGAGGGACGACGTTCTGCAGGCTGGTCACCCGCGGCGGCTCGGCGAACTCGTAGTCGTACTTGAAGTAGTCCAGGATCATGTCCAACGGCGACGTCGGCCCGTTGGGCAGGCTGACAGATAGATCATGTCCAGGTTCGTCAGTACTCTATAGGTGATTGGGGTCTTCCCTGTGGACTGAGCCGAGCGAATCAGGGAAGAAGGAAGGAGTAAGTGACGTACTGGTCGTTGAGGCGTTGCATGGCGAGGATGGACATGTCATCCTGGCCGCTGGGGTGCAGCTTGGCGGACAATTTCCCGCCGTTCTCCTCCACTTCGTCCGACCGGTCGATCCTTTTCTGCGCGTATTCTTTGTCGTACACACCGCCCCTGTAAAAAAGAACAAGTTATATACACACCAACAGCACAACAGGTGCACATGCAGTAAGATGACGATTACTAAATTTATGATTTCGTACATCACTCTAGTAACACACGTCACGCGGATCAGCTTCTAGAACTTGACTAAAAACTGATATAGTATTTGTttttgagaaaggaaaaaagatcCATAATATAGGGTCTCGCGTCACTCATCTGAATATTTCTTTTAAAATTTGATTATGTTTCATTATTTCATGCAAACTTCTCTACTTTCTCGCATCAATTAGCTTGGGTAATTCCACCAAACAATGATCTAATTTTTCATCCACTTCTGTTTTTAATTTCTGTGCTAGAAACTGTACGCCCTACATATAGGAACGAAGGGAGTAGCAAATATGCTGTCAACAATATTTTCAAACCGGAAGTCTGCTCACAAAAAATCTCTAAATGCCATTTTGCGATTTGGATAAGGTTTTTATAGGGATTGGATAAGGGGATTTTAGTTACACACGTCAGGTGGATTAACTTTTAGAACTTGACTAAAATACTCAGAAAATGAGCCTCAATTTTTAAATATAAACAGTAGCATTCTCATTTATATGGAAAAAATCAAGTTTATTTTATTTCACAAAATTCTTACGTGCATAAGTTTCAACTCAACCTATATGTGAAAAAAAATCCTAGTATTTTTCAAAaatgaaataattttttttttcaaaaaatcccATATTTCCTTGTCACGGATATCAATAAAAAGTTAGACTAGTGGTCCGAAGTTCCGAATTTTCAGACCAGTCATCCCTAGATCTGGATTATGATTTACAGTAGCATACTACTACCTAGATGTGGGCCGGGACTTTTGGGGAAAAAATGCATTGGTGATGTCCATGCATGTTTAGACATCTAGTTGTTTTTTCTCACTTgcaagttcaaaaaaaaagttacatGTGCGAATTCGTGTATAAAAGTGGACACATGCGGATTGACTGTGACAACTCTATTTGCACAGATAAAGAAGTGGCATGGTTCCTGTTGAAGTTACTTTTGCTTACATTATATGTGCAACAATATGATGCCCGGTTTGAAACGCATGGACTTAAAAATGTGAGGTGTTATGTTTCTTGGGTTCATACAGTAACCAAATTGAAACCGCAGGGAGACTTCAGTTATGCGCATTTTCGGTCGACTGAGAATTAGCCACATCCAATTTAAAAACATGAGTTATGACTTCATGTTTAATTTGCTCTGAAAATATCTACGGAATGTCCTATCACCTAGGGATTTCAAAGAAATACTATAAGATAGTCATTCATTTGTTCAAAACGGAATCAGAAGGGACTTATTTTTCCTAGAAGAGTCCTATCTTTTGAAAATTTTGTGTCTTTTATTTGCTGTTTTTCTACTGAAACTTAAGCTGGCTAGCAAGCAACCATCGGTAAGTCAAGCATCAAACGTTTAAGCATTATTTCTAATGCATGAATTAGTAGCATATGCGTGCGTTTAATTTCGTGGCAATTCATTCTGAGTTGGCCAGCGTATATATATACTTCTCCTTGTAGATGTTGTCGGCGAGGCCGTCGAAGTCGGAGCGGAAGTTCCTGAGCTTGAGCGTGGCGTTGACGATGGGCCAGATGGGGTTCATCTTGCCGCCGTTGACGCCCTCCACCCAGTTGGCGCCCATCTCCACGTTGATGCCGCCGAAGTTGGTCTTGTGCATCCTCCCGCCGATGTGGTCCGTCGCCTCCAGGATAACCAGGTCAGTTATCCCGGCCTCCGACAGCCGCTTCCCCGCCGAGATCCCTGCAACCATGCATAACCCATACGTCTTAATTAGTTGGCGTGTGTAAGCTTACGTGAGCTAGTTGAAGTGCTTGACTGCGCGTCAATGGTGTGTGCAGACCATACCGGACATGCCGGCGCCGACAATGATGACCcttgggccggcggcggcggcgaggctggCATGGTGTGCTAGGGTTAGTGCTAACACTAGAGCGATGGCTGTGGTGGGCGTCATGCCTCTCCTCGGTGGATAGGCAGCTGGATCTGAACACACCGTCTCCCCTCCGCTTCTCGCACTAGCACTGTTTATATAGCACTAAAACGTCTAACaatccactttggctcataggagcatatgaacTTATTGTGTAAAAATACATtttgaagtgttaaaaaattttaaaataaaatattgtatatacatctagacattttatgttcgtacataagtttccagaaatttttgttttttctgtgtTTCccgtaaaaagacaaattttgatactacaacacgactacgtacatgacatttttttatcattttatacatgccacataaaatattgttttttcACGAAAACTTGTGCATGAACATATATAAAATATCACGATGTACACCATAGATTTTATGTAAGAATTTTTAACatctttaaaattattttttaattattttacatAATGGGtgtaaatgctcctatgagctaaAACACCTCCTCCTAAAACATCGGGATATATAGCTATGTGTACACTAGATACCCTCGTGTGTGTAGAGTGCCTCTACCAGACCTAGCTATTTAGCTCTGTTTGAAACTAATGCAACAAATATGTAGCTACGACACCGATAGGAATGACATCTAGTGGAGTGGAGTAGTAACTccgttccaaaataattgtcgcaGATTTGTccgatatgaatgtatctagatgcatttcaaTTCTACATAcattcatatttatgcatttcaaTTCTACATACATTTATATCTAAACAAAGCTGCGACATTTATTTTAGAGCGAAGAGAGTAGTACTGATAGGTTAAAACCGACACCGTGTTTtcgctcataggtgtagatgcacctattaggaaaaatattttttaaaatccaTTGCAAAATCTATAAAAAAATGTTTAGTGCATATCCCGACATCCTATGTTTTCTCACAAAAGTTTTGCACTAAAAAATATTTTACGTGGGCTATGTAAAATAAATATCTCGTGAAAAACTATTTTAGAGCACCGAAAAATATCCTTTTTTGCACAGGCAACAAAACATAACATATTTTCGTGAAACTTCGTGTGCGAGTATAGAATGCCTACAAGTACACCCCAATATTATTTTCATAAAATGAACATCTAAAAAGTTGTTTTTCCAACAGGTgaatctacacctatgagccaaaatagATCTCTGTACGAAAGTCCAACAGGTGAATCTACACCCCGGTAGCACCTGTAGTGACCTCCATGACAAGTATGAACATTACGAGAAAATATTGAAGCTGACAGAGGATGGAACCTACAAGGTGTATCGATTGGTGTAGGGGCTATCGATACCCTTTAGATGTTAAGGTGTTGTACAcatccttcaaaatacttctgcaGCATGCCGATGGCGGATCTCATTCCAACGCACAGAAGCCTCATAAAAGGGCACTAAACAAGGCTCTTGCAGAGTACATGAGGAACCTTACCTATGTACCAAAGGAGGCGGTGAATGGTGATGGGGCTGGCCCatccaaaagaagtacacgaagacCACATACATGGGATTAAACTTTGTGTTATGATATTCATGTGTGTTATTGTGACACATAAGTGAACTATATGTTCATGTTCAAGTAGCAGTACTGATCTCTATTATTTTTATGGGTTATATAACCTTTCTCATATGTTTTTGGTAGATCTAGTGCATGATATGGCTACAACAGCTTTCCATGTTAATGTTGAAGGTGAATATAGCTTAATTAATACTTTCGTGGGACAGAGGAAGTAATTAAGTTAATATAAGTGAGTAACAAATATCCTAGAGACATCCTAATATGTGGATTCCGAAAATTAGATTTCCCAGTGAAGAGTTCTCCTCTTCACGAGGGCAATTTGGGATGCTCACTATATAATCGGTGGTTTCTGTTTGGAGAAGAATCAACATAATATCTAATAGTGGTATCATTAAAAAAGATCCAAGTAAGTGTATGTAGGAATATAATTAATATGAAGGCCGACCTGGCACTCCATTGCAATCGTAATGTCAGAAAACCTCTCCACACCACCAACCGAAGAGGAaaacgaatggtagcggcggtggTGGAAAGGGGAGAGAGGAGCGCTTGGGATACATAGAATGAATCATGGAGGTGGAAGCCCACGTAGGACCGACTGCGAGAGGAGGCACCCATTGGATGGTTTATAGAACCTGACTCGATCACCGCCGCGACCACCAACACGACCGGCCCCACATCATCTCGTAATGAAGGCAACATGGTGGCCGCAACTTGGGATACGGCTGGAGGGAGAACGGCGGCGGCACGAGGAAATCATGGCAGTGGAACAAGCGAAAATCAGAAAAGTAGGGGCCCTCTGCCACAACTGGCTTTGGACTCAACAATGTCCGTCACTTTGCTCACTCTGTGGTTCCAttgtatgatgataatgggtcgaATTCGATCCACTGGAACAACTTGGAATTAAAAAAACGGCTATCACTTTTATTGAATTCTGTTGATGCTGCCTAGTACCATAAACCAGCGACGCATAAATGAACACGCAAGTACTGACGTTGATGAACCAGTGACAACCATATATAATGCTCTGTCACACTTCTATACTAAACCGGAGACGATTGGATAATCTTCATCATCGCTTAGTTTTTGTGCGCCAAATCGGTAAGGGTTACTAGCGGTAGATGTTCGGTTTTGTGTCACGGGTGTTGTTGCCGCCTTAAACCTTTTTCCAGTAGTGAGGCTAGACAAGTGTCACTGCCTTCCTAGGGATATGAGAAACATAACAAATCTAGAGTTCTcagctctctctctctatctctcctctctctctctctctctctctctctctctctctctctctctctctctctctctctctctctctctctctctctctctctctctctctctctctctctctctctctctctctctctctctctctctctctctctctctctctaagtcttccccgtccgttgagatcctaaaCTGGGGAGACGGATGTTAAGGTTATTGGGGAGCGTGTCTCGGCACAAACGGTCGCCTCTATTCGAGCTCCTCATCGCCGGCTTACTTCTTCCTTGCATCGCTGACTTACTGTTTCATCGTCGATCTCTCCGGATTAGGCGAGATCGATAGCACCATGGCCAAGCTCAACACCGAAGTTGTGGTAGCAACCTTCCCGACCGCGATGTATGTGTTTTTCATCTTATTTTTTGCACCATTACTTGCTCCATATTCAGGTATGCTAGATGTCCTTAGTCTGATGTATTAGGTTAAATCTGCTAGTGCATTTGTTATGTTAATTTCGGTAATCAAACTCACTCGTAAATTGCCTAATAACCTAACACAATGGACGTCAAATTAACCACAACTAATCGACCATTCAAGCTAGTATGCACGTATGCTAATTAACGTAGTTTTTGCACATGCATGAAATAAAAACATAGATAGATTGACGACACTGCGTGTACTTCACAGATGAGACTGGTTTGGGTCAGGCTTTCAGGATCAACGTTTCCATCGGTGGGAACGCAACAGTTTGCCCACGGGTGCTAAAAATGGCTAGACAAACACAAGCGGGGAAGGGGAACACATTTTGCATGGTGCGCCCGCGCGACCACATAATCTCATTGCTGCGACGTTGAATCCATGCGCGTTCGATCTGATCCACTCGAGCTGGTCCACCTGGTGCAGCACGACAACACTGATTCACATGGATTTGTCATACACACTGTACGCACAGTCATATACATCGTACCTTTCCTCTCATTTCAAAACAAATAATTTCGTTTTCCTAGTAGAGCAGCCCTGGGATTGCTGGGCTAGCTTCATGTGATAATTGATAACGAAGCTACTCAATAATGATGCATGAGATATTTGATAATTTCATAATTGTATAACAAGAAAATGAATATAAATTGGGTGTTATGTTTTTTATAGTATATAAGACATATTTCGACATCGGAATGCGATTCCGCCACTTAACTAGGGACATAGGGAGTAGTAGGTCTTTATGTGAGGGACACGAGTAGAACAAACAATACACCACCACCATACGTACATCGGAAGAGATGGATCTGTAACCACACAAACGAATACGAAAACCGGTCGGATCCCAGCAGATCTACCGCACACACGACTCcatgcgccctccaccggcgcttgGTTTACCGCTATGGCGGGAAGGATTTTATTTTGACTTCAGGATATCACCGCTGCCTCACCATCTCGAAGAAGACACCAAAAAAACCTAAAACAAAAAAACGAGAACCATCCTGTCGGCGAGAGGCGGGGTTCCGCCGTACCTAAAAGTCCTAGAGGACATCAAAGGCAGGTGGACCGACGACATCGCTGACGGAGGGGACATAAACCCTAGCCGCTTATGGTACTGCCTCGATTTTCTCTCCTTTTCCTCACATTCCCATTCGGAGAGAGTAGTAGGCCTTTATGGGAGGGACACACGTACAACGAACAATACACCACCACCATACTCAAACAACACCTACTTAGAACTGAAGATTTTGTCTTAAGCTCACATTTTGTAGGCATCATGTACAAACTTATCCAAGTAATTTTGTATTATATATTATGACCATTTTGGACTTATGTGAATATCAGAAAATGAGAAGAACTGCAACACACAGCTTGGGGGCCTAGTTTTCTCATTCTATCGTTCTCGCACGGGTAACAAACCGACAAAGTATATAAGAAAAAATATCATTGCATACAGTACAAAATGTGTTATAGTACGAGAATATATCATTAGATAATTCTAACATTAATACTGATTTTACATTGTATATGTCGATGTTTTTTCTGTATAATTGATCAAACACTGACCCATAACGCAGGGCAACTGAAAACAGATGAAGTGTAGTTTTCTTGGGTTTTGGTTCAATTTGGTCTTTTCTTACTGTAGATTCTTTCCTGCATCTatctacatatataggccgaaacATAATCATCTACTACGGCGACGTCGATCGCGCATGCATGGATGCACGCGCATGTGTCCTGGTCCAATCGATCAGTCCCACCTGGCTGCTCTCGTCCCCTTGTGCCTGCATGGATTTGTCAGCATATATGCAGTGATACAGACACCCGCTGTCCTTATTATGCAGTCAGATAGGCATGCAGGTCAGGAGCTCAGGATTCCCAGATATGGTATTGTCGGCCCTCCTTGCTTATCGCGTCCCGATCGGTCCACGTACCCCCTGGCGCCGTCACGGACACTGTTTCTTTTCCCGTTTCATGTTTCACGTGCACGCACGGAGACGGTCGCCCTACccgctatctttttttttttttttttttttttttgaaacacagtacaatcaaagacactTCATACATACGTCGCACACACTCACTTTCTATGAGCGCACACACGCGCACTCTACGCCTATGAAGACGCTCCAGAGACTAGCTTGAAGAATTGATCCggtgggtcttgagattgacgaagtcaccacaggcgctcattgtcgacgggaacgtcgcctcccactgaagaatattccgcctttatgagacaccaaagtgtcaaatctgggatttgaactctagtgggctgggggtgccactgccctcatcTTCCTATTTTGGTCAGAATAACACGAGGTCAATATCATCTCATCCGGTGTGCGTTTCGAAATTCCGTGGCTGAGAGAGATATTTGTCGGTCCTTTTCACCGCGTTCAGCTTAATCAGGTTAGCAGCGCGGTTGTAATAGTTGTTGGCAGTAATACGCACGGCTTTTATAAATGGATCACAAAGGGCAGTGTGCGGCTTCCAGTTAATGAATAATGCCAAGTGTGTGACGGCGCGGCTTAGCTAGTACTCCGTACTTCTCTACTGTTTGTAGGCTGATGATTGAACAGTGCATATTCCTACAGCGAAATGTCAAGCGTACTGCACTCACTGTTTGCTACATGAGCCCATGAGCTAATACTGAATTCCCTCAGTTAGCAGCGTGATTGGTTGCTCTAGGGGTGTTTATCGCTTCTATGCACAAGAAAATCGGGGGCGTTTGGTAGCCTACGAGTAAAAGATTTTATGCATCGCACAAAGTTTAAAGCACCTTAGAGACGGTATGAGGAGGCACGCTCGATTCAACCGTGCCTGGCGAGCCAACCTCTTCTTGCGCTCGATGGGGAAATTTTGCTCCAAGCTCGTGCGAGGAAAGGATGGCGGGAGCTCGCGCGCGTTCGGGAAAATACGACGGAAGAAATTCGGTTACCTCTCGCCGATATTGGCCACCTATTTACACCGCTCCGCCTCACCGCCAAAAGCCGCGCCACCATTTTCCCTCATTCGAGCTTTCCGCCGAGCCAATCTTTCCACCGAAGACCAAGTAAGGGACaaccagggacggagccaggaaacTATCACGAGGGGGGCCAATTGCATGTAAAATTTATTGGAGGGGGCCATAGAGATAAATTTAGGAAAATTGCAGATCAAATATAAATATTAACCAGGGATTTTTCACAAAAATTTCCACCATGAGGGGGGCCATGGCCCTAGCCAGCCCCctgctggctccgtccctgggGACAACCTTTTCAGGCCGGTGGAGCTCCGCTGCGGCATGTCATCTTCGTCTTCCGAGCCGACATGTCGTCATCTTCCTTTGCGGCGTCTGAGTATCATAAAATTCTAGCTTAGATCTGGTAGTTTTGCTTAGATCTAGACTTGGTAGCTTAGATATGCAATGCTTGACTAGTTTGGTTCAATCCGGGGGTGGTGTAGTTGCGTCAAACACCTAGTTTTCTGATCTTCATAGCTACGTAGTTCACTATAATTTCAATAGCGGGTACGGGGATTGGTTCTATAATATGTACATCTTCTACTTGTACCAGCGTTGCACTTATAAGTGGCAGCATACAACGAAGATTGTTAGTGGGCTTGCTTACAAGGTATTTGCTTAGTAAAGATGTTACTCAGGAACATTGTTAGTGTGCAACAAGTTGCTTTCTTATCTTTGTTTTTGCTGTATGGTTCTTTGATTTGGGCAGTAGGATTCGAGCTCGCATGATCTATCGGCGAACTCAGTGCTGCCGGTTGTACCACTCTGGTGCATCCCGATGGCTGATAGGTATTGCCTAATTAGCAAGAGGAACATCATGGtatgtgacaagggattaacttatcaatgcctatggattgtaggctagggtttagttagaagtagagggcaagtagatctcgaaggtttcagccgaaaagtgctcgacgaatatgaaaactagggtttgcagacaatgattcgatgatctcctcgtccctcgactccctttatataagaggtggagccgagggtttcgtttcgtacaagttacagagtccgggacggtttctaactcatcccgccagattacaaataacatctcctattacaactctatcttttccttaaatacatcctgagcttccgaatcttcttattcttcgggtagtgggccttcaataaaccccgggtactatattcggcgagcccatttgggatgcctatgtcggtagcccccgagattttgcttgaatcgtagagtcgggaaaatctccactgtttatttttacccgaagctctaacttttatacttttctcataaaattctatattgtacggggatattggtagttggggctagttcatccgacggatcgggtactagttaagcgctctagtggcaatccgcaaaaacctacttcaaaatcacgtccccggacatgatctcgggataccgggtgtaaacttcgacgggtgccgcttaaggtcttaccattccgtcgagtcccgataaaatttatcgagtacctaacgcgtccagttaggatttttcttcgtatccgttgatacggataaaagtagcgagagcgcgagtcttcggcgatgccacgcccagcgagaatagatcgcggggtcttaccttcgcaaatttgcggcattcgaaattgatcgcaactttggcgttcgagaatatattgtcgagtgcttttccggctgttggaatggcacattttatcgagtcaaatatgacttatattgctctccgatgggagtatatgtagagttaattataactcgaaatatactctcttcttcgttctatttttcctttgttactttcatcgggcacgcgaacagcgttcccgatgggagtagcccccgaggctacagccaagaacttgtgcttggttgtaggctcaacattttagtccaccttgtcactatattgccattatctcccgatattctttcccttcttccttttttttttttatctatcgggtgcgtgaacagcgctcccgatgggagtagcccccgagcatttgggcaaaaacttgtttctgaccaaaagctcccgatgtattcaaataacttatcctgtcgccattctccttttatttttctcgtGGACATATTTTCCCTAGTcaaatttttcttcaactctatcaatggccgagtttttcctgccttgtgggtccatcgtttccaccacgttgacacatcgtgtaagtgggggacacacgtcctccgctttttctggcgcacgtacggtaacgcctatctcggtaaaaatacttttttgcccttgtaaccggaagatcgattctcaccacacgatttcctcatccaacggctttacgcgaccctcaattcttataaaaacctgtcttcaacctccgttcatccccttgcttgcgccgctcacccattcctcttcgcaaaacttccctgcgcccaactctctccgattttccgcactcgcatacattgctccgcccattgccgttgatgccaccgcgcgcgcgctgactcaccacgagtactcggaatccaagatggccgccgaggatcttgagtgggagagatcgaaaatctccaaccaagataccaacatgctgaagaggctcggccttatgaaggaggatgccatccgctttcctagcgaagaaagctaccccaatcctccaatggaataccgggttagttttgttgaccatctaatccgcggcctttcgcctccaatccatgatttcctccgcggccttctttttgtttatgggattcagctgcaccagctgacccctaattccatccttcatatttctatttttatcaccctttgcgaatgcttccttggagtcgctcccaattgggccctttggaagcgcattttctgccttcgccgcaatggctcccacaacgtcacttataacatcggtggcgttgttatctgtgttcgcaccgatgtcgactatttcgatgtcaagtttcccgattctggtccaaggatggcgcaaaaagtggctctacattcacgaagaaagcgccaactcgttgagcacaacatagttcctttcgacggaaatgccaaaatccaacgtcgccgttcttgggatgccgaagcttctgaggaagagaaaaagacgacagaggcactcatgtctcgtattcgtcagcttcaaaacactcgaggcaaagagccgtgcggtgttcaaatcactcgcctacttccttaggattagagtgcagcctcttcaagctcgcaaaaatcccctttggacgtactctggtaaaaatgacgccaacagaatctccggtgacctttccaccaaggacttggagaagttggttcgaagactttctcgcctgggcaaagatccagttccttcttcttgtcgcgtggaaccatacagctccaccaatccactccccaaggtattttgtctttccgaatttttatcttgttgcgcccttttttctgcatctcattgtattgtcgtctctttacttttcctttggtttctattttttcaggaccatcctagtatgacttcccttcctcctcttcctgagggtggagaagtcgaagaaatggccatcgttgccgacgatactcaaggctcttctgttcctgaaagtgaaatcgcgggttctcacagatctgcggcttcccatgagagagaggttgagtctgaggccagtgaatcgactgaatcccttcctcctgctgtttctccaaagaacaaaaggaaaaggactgatgccgaggattctggcatttccaaggctgaagaagttgttccttctcatccgaaggcagcttatgatccttatgttgaatccctcatcgNNNNNNNNNNNNNNNNNNNNNNNNNNNNNNN contains:
- the LOC124701641 gene encoding polyamine oxidase 1, which gives rise to MTPTTAIALVLALTLAHHASLAAAAGPRVIIVGAGMSGISAGKRLSEAGITDLVILEATDHIGGRMHKTNFGGINVEMGANWVEGVNGGKMNPIWPIVNATLKLRNFRSDFDGLADNIYKEKGGVYDKEYAQKRIDRSDEVEENGGKLSAKLHPSGQDDMSILAMQRLNDHLPNGPTSPLDMILDYFKYDYEFAEPPRVTSLQNVVPLATFEDFGDDVYFVADQRGYEAVVYYLAGQYLKADKSGNIVDPRLQLSKVVREISYSRSGVTVKTEDNKVYKADYVMVSTSVGVLQSDLIQFKPQLPNWKVLSIYQFDMAVYTKIFVKFPKKFWPEGKGREFFLYASSRRGYYGVWQEFEAQYPDANVLLVTVTDEESRRIEQQSDNQTKAEIVEVLRDMFPGADVPDATDILVPRWWSDRFYRGTFSNWPIGVNRYEYDQLRAPVGRVYFTGEHTSEHYNGYVHGAYLAGIDSADILINCAQKKMCKYHVPGKYE